The sequence below is a genomic window from Montipora capricornis isolate CH-2021 chromosome 14, ASM3666992v2, whole genome shotgun sequence.
CCTGGATCACCAGCTGGTCGCAAGCTTCACATGAACTGTGCTTGTTTCTTTTTCGTTTCCCGTACCATGGAAATTTGATAATAAGGAAGTAATCAGTCAGCTCAAACTGGGCAAACCTGGATCTGGTAGGAAACCATAGCAGAAACTTGAAAGGTTTGAGTCTTCACTGCCATTAGGTGTGTTAAGGTAATATGGCGAGACTGTCTCATTCATCATGTTATCCACCATCTGTCagtaaagaaacaaaacacGTCATGATGATACTCGGAAAAAACGGATCTGGCCGAGCGCTCCTTGGCAGGGCTCGAACCCACGACCAGCCGGCCACTAATTCAGAGCTACAGAGACTTGAACTTGTTGGAGCTTGGCCATTAATTAAACCACAagtcttaggtgaaaattgctaTACTGCAAAGACTGAAATTGTCGAAATGATGCACTGGTCGCAAGTTGAAATAATGAGTGATCGTGAGATGGAAATTGTTAGCAAATTTCCGGCATCTCAGTCAttcatttcaaaacaaataatataatataaaacaacaaagagtattattgaTACTATGTGAGTTTaggtttttttaatatgcaaaaaaAGGCAAATGAGCGACAAGGATTTTCAAATCTAACGGCCAATTTTCCGGTTTCAAAACGCGAATTTTGGATTTGAGCATCTTTTCAATGCACGAGCGACCTTCTTAACAAATGTCATTTATCTGAATGACTCATTATCAGGCAAATATTAGCTAAAGCGGAAAGTCAGCGCTGTTACAGAAAAGCCGCGAGAAAACAGGGATATCACTAAGACATCCATGGTACTAAACTTAGCAAAACTTTAGGGTAAGAACTTACCGTAACTATTTTCGCGTCTTCGTCACTCATGCTACTTCTTCTGTCTTCAtacaaaacagacaaaaacatgaaacaacgCTTTTTTTCTCCATATTTTTATGTAAGGtcactattttgaattgtaTGATGCTGCCCTCAGACTTTCGTTTCAGCTATTTCTATTTTGTATtcaaattgtaaacaaagaaacataagTTTGAATTCAAAGGTTTGGTGGTTTTGAAGCGGCCAATATCACCCCATTCTTGGGCCCTCCGGATAAAGACACCAAATTTGTGTCAATTATTGCCAAAATGATGCTTGTTTATGAACTTCCGGGGCCCTCATCTTGCATTTGTTGCAATGAAAAGAAATATAACCAACAATTTCATTCACACGCACAAACTTTAAACTGAAAGTCACCTAAAAACTAGCCTGTGAACGcaaacgtatttccggcggtcgtttctcttccccgtaaacgaccgccggaaatacgtctgcgttcgcaggcgaGCTTAAAACATCAGGACAAGTTTCTGACTTAATCGAGAATCAAAGCTTACCTGCTGCAGACCACATGTCTGGTGGTTCAAAGGGTAACAAAGAAAGGGCCTGAAAATAGAGAACCATTCACAAAAAACAATCCTTCTAATTTTATGGATTTTGATCTGTTCAATATTAAACGGGTTAGATCCCAATCATTTTATGTAAAGAAGAGCATTTTTCTTATGAGCGCAATTCGTGCATTCTGCTTAATCAAGAAGAACATGCTTCTTCAGACTTAAGTACCCagcgaaaaagtgaaaaacataTCCATAAAGAATTCGCTTTTCCAAGAACACAAAAATAGGTGTCTGCCTCCTTTGacctagcctgcgagcaggctatGTTGTAGCCGCCCCAATCCTCTCGCGGCTACAAAGAGCCTGCTCGCGGGCTACCTTTGACCAAGTTATTTCAAATTGCTTGAATCAGTAGCTTTTTAGCAAAGCACtacttcaaataattttaaaacaacCACTTTTTAGGGCCCGAATACAGAGCATCTATTTGCCACAAATGATTTGTACTGTCATTTTTTCGGTCGGGAATGTGCAGCCGGAAATGTTGtcagaaaataataattataaagagTGAACATCGAAGGTAAAGCTGTATCCATGTGTTGACTAAGGGGGAAACTCAAGTTAGAATAGAAACACCTACGAAAGTGAAATTCCTTTCAGTTTCAGGTAGAGGACTACAGAATACCCGCTGTCACTATTGTGTTCTTGTAATGGAATCGTTTGAAGAACGACGTGGCATCATGCGAAAATAAGTGGCCGTTCTCTTGGCGGCCGGTAGTATGAGTATGATCTTAGGAAAgctcagtaaagaaaaattacaaaaaccgAAAGAGATTTGTTCATTGAACTATAGAGTTTGGTCCGTAACGCATGATCCACATCGACTTACCGTACGATGCTAATACGAAAAAGTGGTTGTATCAAAAGAGTTAACCCTCTCACTTCCATgatctaaaagttcattctcctaactagtaccaaaGATTTCCTTTTTGACTAGTCATGCGAATTTAGCATTACATCAAGATAATACCCCTtggctgataataatcttcattcttaATACTTGTCTGCCTGAGAGTGAATTAAAactgtgaggagaatttacatactgatcaatTGTGGGAATCAAAGGGTTATGAACGTCGTAAGAAAGATTTGTGAGTTGACATTTCAGTCAAAACAAACTATCGAGGAAGCACCAGTTTTTATAGAAACCAAGCCCTTCGTTCTTCTATAATACGATCCTGTTGTCCTTTGTCTCCGTTGTGTTATTTCAAGCTGAtttatgttttaaattaatgtttatttctttactgTTCTATGCTTTACACAATTTATTTCCAATTGGAAATTCCTAAATCAACCAGATAGCCATTTCTAATAAACCTACAATTTCAAAAGAGTGACAATCTAGGACCAGTTTAGGACGATCAAACTGCGTAAAATACTTCAATCCAAGTTTGATAAAGGTCTCCAGAATTCGAAGCCGTTTATTAAGACGACGAAGCGTGAAAAAAACTGACTTGCTGAAGATGGAGACATTAGGTACTTTTTTCTGTATGTGTAATATTTTTGTAACTATATTTCAGAAAAGCCAGTGAATCAACACAACGCCAAAGCTGAGTATGTTTCGTTTTCAGAGGCAACTTTAATTTACGCTAAATAAGGTGACTTCAGATCTGATTATGAAGTAAAAATGTCAAATTTTACCCTGAAGATTAAATTATTGTCCGTCTTTTAAATTTGTCGTCAATTCAAGTATGTGCTAAGGGGGTAAACTTACATGGGGAGGAAAGCCAGGAAAGGAGGCACTCTTAAATCTCCTAACCTGCAGAGATCTTTTGAGATCTTTTGCTCTACTTGGCAAAGACAACGAATgatctgaaataaaaaaaaagacctaattaaaatgacaaaatttaCGACCCCATTGGTTTGTCCATTTTAAATACCCGGAAACAGGAACATACCATCAACGACATGAGCTCCCCAATAGTTTTCCGTAATAGAAACAGATGTGGTTAATTAGTTGAGATATTTTGTTAGGAGGTCATGCGATGTGACACAGTTTTACATGAGCTCTGCCGACAAAGAGGGAGCGTCAATTTTGTTTAGTACAGTTGTATAGGAGGTTATCACGGGACGTCAttgtggccatgttggtgaacgaaaacaaaagatctctcattagcttcttttgtttgtccaccagaagtcgtgtATTTGTCTGTTGTTACTGGTGTCTCTaaaggttggttgaaaacgtgcTATTCGTTCCCGAACCCCAAACATCGCTTTagtttggtttatttttatgagTGATAAATGGAGGATGAATAAATACAACCAAGAGTTTGAAAGACTGCAGGTTGCAGGGAACATGATAAAATTCCAATTAATAACTCTCCATGTTAACAAAAGAGTGGTTATAACATtgaaataaaaagtaacaaatgCCTAGCGGTTTTTGTGGTGTTTGTGTTTCGCACATTCAATGAAATTGCTTAATACACACAAGACCGTTGAATGTTTTTAAACGGACTAATTCTAAACAATCATAAGAAGACAGACAGAAGCCCTTGTCGTAGTCTTCAAGTAGAACAAGTAAAACCTCCAATCTAAGTTCTTTTCTTAGTGTGACCTGAAAGTAGTTTAAGCCCCACTGAAGCATCGATCCTTTACCggactgtttttaattttgaacaaCTAAAGAACAAGCCCTAGTtcttcgaagggtggatagtgctatccactggataaatgaCAGATAGCGTTTAAAcgctggatagcgatttatccggtggataacgctatccacattttgaacaaccgaggcctgaaTTTTACATTTGATGAAAACAGAGCACCTGCCAGATTTCAATTGAATGAATAACACCAAGGCTGCAATtaaaactttaaatttaaaacacgtgtttgggaTGAAACCCTCAAACCCTTACAGCACCGGGCAATTATCTTCACTCATCCTAGGAGATGCCAAATTAGGATTGGCTGTATACAAATGTCATTGACACTAAATCGCATTCAGACCTTTTCACTGCCTAGTgattgatttttatttattatttaagcACAAATTTAAATTGGCTTTATCAGTAGCATTCAGACACTCGGAGCTCAGAATATTGCCAGCATAATATCACAACTGGACAACGACTTCATAACATAAAATATTCAGCAACATGCAATACAGCCGGATAATTCATCACAAGGAAGtggaatttataattatttaaattcaAATTATCCGTAACATGAAGTAGTGATATATCCGGATTTCTGCTTGGAGACAGATTTTATAACGATACTTATTGTGATGGTCTATCGAATTTATTAAAACAAATTCCGACTTTTTCAGATGCACAACTGACCAAAAAGACGACTGGGAAACTCTCAGCTCATTCAAAAGTTTATTTTGAACAATGCCAGTTTAAGATCTACAATTCTGATAGTTGAAAATATCGCGAGAAATACAGTTTTTTCACGAAGATATGAATAGTTTGGCACGAGGAGTCAAATTCTTTCATGTTCGTGTAGTTTGAAAGGATGTTTAGTTCATTGCGGTAGTTGACAAGGAATCTGCGTTCAAGATGAGGTGACGAAAGCGAAACAAATACTGAGAATCTGAGTTTTCCCATAGTAAAACCTTGACTTTAATTACTTTCTTTTGTGCGTTTATATTTGGAAGAATCAGCCCAATAAAACCTGTCAACAACGAAACTGATTCTTGATACCTTGAAAAGTGGTAAAGTATTTCTCAGAAGCACGGCCACAAACTGCCGCGTGAGTTGTTTCCCGAATGGTCCTGAATGTTTAACATTGTCTTCTGATTGTCTGCAATCTCCGTATGGTAGCCTGAGATACCAGACAAATCCCTACTGAATAATCCAATAGTTCCTGTCAATTATTCAATAAGTCGTGAACGCCAGTTTTTTGTAAACTAAAAGATTGGAACAATGTGATTAAGGCGGTTTTAATATCACGCACAAAGCGCTTGTCAATAATTAAAACCATGACGGCATGacgaaaaaaaacaaccaagggTTTTTTTTGGGGTGCTCAACCGAAAATCAACCAGTTTGATGTAATTGAACGCTGCAACCTTTTATCTTCGAAATTCACTAAACAAGCAAAAGAATTCTCATCATCTCTTGCTCGCTTTTTCGAAATACGGGGTCAACGCGTTGACAACATGTTCAAAGAAGAACACTATCTGGATGTGTTCTTTTTTCTAGGAAGAATGGCTAAAACGGAGCCACTGCCGAGACAAACAACACGCGAAAAACAATCTGAATATTCTTGCCGGTTACTGAGAAGGGATGCATTGTTTGGATTCGGCTTTCAACTGTTGTAACAGCCTGTTGAGAACTTTGTAACCAGTGATTTTGGACAAGTGACAACAGGTTATAAAGCGTgaattaaagtcaacaaatttctcCGAGTTATTACATTCTGGTGTATAAAGCGTTGCACAATCATCCAGAATGATGTTGCAAATCTTTGATTCAATTTAGTCCTATCTCTCAATGATCGGATTCTAACGCGTCTCAGTTCTTGGTAGGCTCACATGCCCTGACCTATGTACAAGTGAGCTCATTTTGTCAAAATGAGTGGTCTGAGAAAATATTCTGATATAAACAGTCACCAACGAGGTCAGCCCGGCAACACTTTCTGTGGGACTGTCATGATTAGTTTTTCAGTAAACCGGCGCAGATAGATCGAACCTAGAGGCCACTTCCTTTGCCGTAATATGGTGGTATGGATCCCTAACGTCTGCCTCTCTGGGACCGAGATCCAGCACGGTTAAATTACTTACCTCCTCTCCGAACGGTCCTCATCCTGTAGATCTTAAAAGCATCCTTCCCACGTGGGCAGCTCTTCTCTCGTATCTCTTCAATATCAGGTAGAGCATTCAAAGCGCATCTGAAGTTTGTCTTCCACTTTCGAGGGTCAGGTTTGTCTTTTCCTTCTTTGTATTTCCCAGTGTATGTCGCCCATGCTCGGAACAGCGCTGCATCGTCTTTTACCGACCAGCCGTGTCTGCTACCGTGTTTCCACGGAACTCTAAATGTCTGCTTATCAGGATGTCCTTCCCATTTTAATCCATGCAAGCCAGCGTCAATATTTTCCACAAGCCAATCGCGTAAACGAAGCTTCTTGCGTTGATGCATGGTCTATCCCTATTTGTCTGTGCAAGTGCGTAAAGATTCACAAATCGAAATTTAATAGGTGTTTTACCGTGTGTTCCAGGGAAAAAGGAAAGCACAGACCCTCGACAAAACTCGAGGAAGGGCGGGTTTGAAACTAATTTAACTTCTTGCGGCCGTTTCATGACCGCATATTTCAAGCAATATTACTGGTCATATTTGCACACTTCATTCGCAGAAAATAGAAAGCTTATAATCGGGGTGTGGTTACAAAGGATGAAAGTTCTTGGAACGGAAATCATTGGCATGATGTGATAGTGCAACAAATAAAGATAACTTACctcttttcctttgaaaagTGTGCCACGGCTGTCGGAGTCTGAATTCCGTGCAAGAAATGCTCACGAGCATGCTTTTTAACTCCTCGTTATCCAATCAGCGCTGATCAAAGACTGACAAAGCGATTGATTGACGTCAGCTTTCCCGTGCCTCACCTCAAATCTCATGAAACGGTAAATGACTGCGTCTTGGTAGTTTCGAACTTTCGATCCTACACACTTACCTGTGTCTACAAAAGAGGGTTATTAGCACACAAGAGGGGTGATGATGTACAAACAAACATACAAGGAAATGTACACTTATTCCGAAAGGAAAACCTGATTGTTTTCGGATTTAGACCCGCTTAACGTTTACTGGAAATGCTTGACTGAGTCAGTGCTcgagaaaaaaaatcagttgactagctaaattttcatttaattgaaatgaaaatatttaaagatgGATTAAGTATATTCGTTTCTTGGAATAAACTCTCACCAAATGAACTTTTGTGCATTTTTGTGATGTTTGTCGAGTGATAAAATAACGTTTCTAAATTAAAAAACTAGACATCCAACTTATATTCCTCGAAAATCTGTTGCAAACAAACTCAACTTTTGGGTTTCTCCCAAACGGTCATGTGGCACACGATTACTTCAGTTCAGGAAGTGACGATTTAAATAGCTATTGTTGAAAGTTCTGGGTCAAGTTGATATATTTAAATCATTCTTCCGCGGTAAATTAAACCAGTCAAGAtataaaaataggaaaattgaaATCAACCGTGAAGTTGCTGTAATATCTTGTTTTCACCATGCTGATTTGAACTAAGTTACTTTCGTGGCATTCAATTGACCAAAACATTAACGTGGCTTTAGCGGTTTGTATTATTTTCTAACGTACACTCTTTCCAAACATTTCAGTTTCATTACGCTTCAGTGACTCCATGTGCTGCGCTAAAACGGTAACTTTTTCGGTTTCCCTAAACCTTTTCCGGTGGCCCCTTGCACCCGTGCATGTTCAACATTTCTTTGAAGCAAATATCAGGTTGCTCAAATGACTGAATACAAATTGAAAAGACGTATTGTTTACTTTTTAACTTTCACAGAAGGTCGTTGAAAATCAAGCGAAGTCTGTTGATTGATCTCATGCTTTTTCTCATCTTTTGGGGATCGAAGGAATTCGAGTTTCCGTTAAACGATTTCAGTGATTTTTGAGTTATCAGTCTCACTCACATAGCTTTGTGTAACTAGGTTAAAACAAATTCAATAGCCAATTAGCTTTAGTCTATGCTTAAGTATATTGTAAAATCAGCGTGGAACACATGCAACTTTGCACATGAAGCAAGCCAACTGTTAAAATTCAAAGTAACATACACTCTTTAAAACTGTACACCTTATAGGGTAAAAATTTATGCCACTCCAACCACCTTTAATTTATTATTCCAGGTGTCCATGAAACCGAAATTCCTCTCTGATCTTTCCAATCGGAAACACGAAGTGAAAGGGAGGTAAACagacaactttaaaaaaaagagaagcgACAAAGGTCCCCTTTCGTTGTGAAGCCTCGGGTATGAAACGTCCCTCTAGCTCAAGACGATAAGCCTCGTCCACGCAAGTTAGACTACGAGCAGTCTTTTCCGGTGTTTTCATCCGGGCTTCAGTAACACAAAAAGTAgaaactttttgtttgttttaagagAAAATATTTTGAGCCAAATCAATGGCATAGTAGGGTATTTTTTTGGGTAAAATCAGTTGAATTCGGGTAACAACGGTAGCCCCTAGGCCCCTGTTAAAATGAgaatgaaaataatatgatGTTTAGCATGCTAAAACAACTAGGACGTCATTTGCAGCTCGAACGTCTGATGTGAATTGGTTTCAACCAGTATGATTGAAAAAACGGAAAACTAGCTCATTTGTAAATTCAGCACAATATGAATTAAAATGATTGTGCGACTTCAAAAAAACTATTGACGTTTTAAAGCCCTTAAAGACCAAGTTGTTGACCAACGAACCTTGCTCTCATCTTATGTGAGTTTAAAAGGTGTGCTATCTTgcgcaaaaattttaaaattctcaTGTTGTTGTCCCTAAACGTATCCCAAAGTGATCCTCTTTTGAAAACATGGTCGCGGTCATGTGGGTGAATACCTTCAGAGGAACAAATGACACAATTCCCACAGGACTTAACATTGCCCACAAATGAATTTGCTGAGGGTAATGCTGGACAGTGCTTAGTTATAGTTGAAACACGTGGGCAGTAAGCCTCGAGGATGTTTTAGTGTTTTAGagtaataatttataattagcGAAGATCGACTTCTTCAGTTTTGTCTAACAGACTTCACGAACAGGAAGTTTTCATGGTGCTCTTGTCTCAGATTACCACACAGCAAAGCGATAATCAGTTAACAATAGCTACAACACTGGAGCTAAAAGCCCGAGAACATGCCCTTTTAAAAATGGTACTTGCGAGCAACACACGACAAAGATGCGAGAGCACAGGGCTTCAACACTCGCCCGAGCGCGAAGTCTGGCAAACCTCCACTCCATGACTGATGAACCTCCACTGGCTGCTCGTTCCAGTTTTTCGTGCGTGAACTCTTGCCGTTCAATCGAAGTCTCATCTTATTCTGCCTGTATATCACATGTAAACAGAAGCATAGGATGCTGGTGAAGGATCTAATTAGCCACATAAATTTTATCAAAAGCCGAGAAGACTCGGAAGAGCAAGGCTGACTGAACATTAGTTTCAACCCAAAAGCGAATTCGGTTTACGGAGACGTTACAATATATGTATGAATAGGAAGAATATAGCGCGTAACGTGATCAATGCTTAACTACTGAAATTTGAACAAGGTATATGCTTAAATAAATTAGTtaatggccgtatttatactagtctATAAACGTCGCAAGATAAGTGCGTCTAAACGACGTCTTAGTCGTCTCAGAAGTCTaagccgtctagtataaagacgagacGCACGTAGCAATGGAGGGCACACAGTCCCTTTGGTGATTAAATCCCCGTATCTTTCGAAGAAAATCATGAATTTGATCTCTAGCCGTCGAGGGTAAGTGCttcccgtatttatattagtcgcacttacggccagacgtttagacgtcctctagtataaatacggccattcTTACCTAGCATCGCCATTTTGAATACTAACCTCCAAATGTAAATTCatgataatttattacacccACAATTTCAGGGAAAAGCACTAGATAACATCGACCTAAACCTGTTGAGCCATATATACCACTCACAAAGTGaaacttttaataattaactctcttttttttccttcaattttctTTATACCCGTTACAGGATCCGTTCCGACAGTGGGAAGAGCGCCGGAAATTTGTTAGCTGCAAGTTGAAAGACTGAAAATATTCCGTaataaaatattgctaaaatCCATTACGTATTGAACAGCTTGTTGGTAATATAAACCGGAAAGGTCTATTGACCGTTTTATGACTGAAATAATCCTCGCCGCGATCGATCAGAAGCGAGAGAGCGAGGAGCGAGCGAAAACGAAGTGATCATCTTTCAAGACTCCGCTGACATATCGATGGCTCACCAGGTTTAGGTCGATGTTATCTAGTGCTTTCCAATTTTAGGGTGTTTTGGTGGTCATGTGACCGGCCGATCCTTTTCCGCCCCACCACGAAGCGAAGGAAGAGGTCCTGAGAACAAAGTCAAAGGtattttcaaattgttttttgcatTCATTATATTATGCACATCATTGGGGCTTCGGGTTTTCCATTATTTTGCTCGAAAATGGCTTACCGTATTCTACCGGCagaataggacatttgcatggtAACACCATTAGACTACAAGTAACAGAATCCTcgaggttttgcttgtctcaagCTAATAAGAGCTATTGCTATTTTTACCCCGCTGgaaactttaaataaaaaaagaaaaacacagaattcttgtagttgtagtcaaatgacgctatctTGAAAGTTGCCTATCCCTCAAAGTCTATTTGCCACACACAACCTACGTTTCGATCACAAGTACGTTTTATGGAAGATTACTATCAATCTCAGACGTCCGTGGACGAGGGCTTTTTTTTAACAGAcctaactgattagagtgtaatatggaatgctagttttctacccaatATGAACCATGTTAGCCCAGTTAGCCcaactaatggaaatgggcccacacacggacagagaaaaactctgaccatggtgggaattgaaccaggtttttttttcttttctcggtCGTGGGAAGAACGAATAGCGCCACGAGATCAGTATTTTCGAAACAGCAGAGCcgcaaaaaatgttatcacaagatcagaattttttaaccacagactgaaatcaacggtccGGTCGATAGTAACTTCACAGCCAATAGAGGAGGCTTGTGACTGAATTCCGGCAAGGGTTTTGACCAATGAAGTCAACAGCAGTTGTAGACAGAGCATTTCTTTATTATCTCACCATCTtcctatttacatttatttcctATTTATTTACTCTTCCTCTCCACCCCCTCCTCCctgccaccccccccccccgcaaaaaaaaaaaaaaaaaactttccccGTACTTTGCAGGGTTTCCCTTGCCAAGtgcattttctatttctttctgGGCTAACATAAGAACCCGGCGATGTCAAGCCATACTTTCTCCAAACCCCACGATCCTGTGTGAATTAGGGGCACAAAGAATTGACTCTACTTATTCCAACGTGCTATGATTATGAAAAGGTATACATCGGACGAACTAAACGCCAGTTTGGTATTGGTACACGTTTAAAGGAGCATCAAAAAGCATTTGACAAAATGGAGAATTCCGCGTTGTCGGAACATGGTTGCCAAATCCACCAACATTTGCCCgtgataaataataaattgtAACCACCAACTGGAGGCACCATCAATGACGCTTTGTTTGGAAGCTCACTGAAGAAGACACTGGCACGAGTGCAGAAACACTTTGGGTCGTAACTTAATCAAGttacattaattatttttctaaCCAGAGCAGCATCACACCATATTTAATTACACAATTTTCTACAAACCCTTTATCTCTTTCTGAACGATTTCGATGGCCTTtagtatagacctctttcataatggcggccaaataaattattcttttgttttagtggtagtaagccctactaacctcgctacgacgagcaaatttcaacagaatatttgttttaaaacgaggccagtaggtctaattaacataaatacaaaagaatgtaaagttggtcgccatttatgaaagtggtctataccCTCAGCTGACTTTTTGTAGTATTCTTCTCACGCGGCTCaaatctttgacaagttttctgAAGTCAGTTTTCTTGGTAAGTTGAGAAGGTGTACCACCATATGCATCTTCAAGCACTGttaagtaaagaaaaaaaatcaagataacAGAATTCACCTTACATTGGGCTAATAACCACTTCAAGGAAGtgttttccaaaaacaattCGGGGTTTAATCCCCATAATAcacacttaattgaccactccccataggggcttctAAGGGTttatgaaacaatcaacgaacaACAAAAATCCTTATCATGCCAAACTTGCTCACCTTAGTCAGTTAGATATCTTGCATCGATTGGTGCCACTTTGTTGTGTCACGTGACCCCatacatggaaacgaggctggataTATCTGGTAGCATTGTGTAGGATGGCATTTGTCTTGCCAGCTACTAGGCAGATACATATCTGGTTATCCGAGTTCAGATATAAAAACTTCAACTAATCATTGTCCTATGGCCCATAGCACAGGGACGAGATGGCTAAAGCAAATACTGCGGAGGCTCCATTTGAGAATCTATCTTGTACACATAATCAATACTTTTGCCAACTTATGATACTGGTTCCATGTATTCATTTTCGCATGTATATTGGAACAAGGGCAGAAAGTGAAAATAGCGACAACTGCTATTTTATATATACAGTCATGAAAGTCTTACTGAATATCTATATACTTTGTTCTGTTGTCCATTCCTATGGAATTTCCTGTTCGACTTCGTCTTCATCATACTCATCATCACTCTCAGCATACTCGTTCTGGCAATCTTCAGAGCACAGACAGAGGTCAGTACAGACAAGTCGGGCTTTTTGACACTGACAACGGTTGTAAGAGCAACGGGACTTGGCGCACTTGCATCAGACAAGCTGTATAATTGCCTCTGGAGCTGGTGGAAGATTTGTCATGACTGGTACTCAATTTCCATCTCCATCTTGCCATCCATAGCCTTCTGGTGAGGGCAACACCGGGTTTGCTACGTGATCGTTGTTCCAAACAAGAAGCTGGTAGTGCGCTCTCAGTATGGCTTGATGGAGAGCAGCTTGTGTGGGCGGCAACCTCTCAGACTCAGCTTGATTTTTCTTAAAAAGGGACCATCTGAGGACTTTGACAGTTTTGATGTCTGTCTTTGGTTGGTACATCCGACAAACCAGCTGTTCCACTCCACTTCTTGTGCCGTCAT
It includes:
- the LOC138031199 gene encoding interferon regulatory factor 1-like isoform X1; the protein is MHQRKKLRLRDWLVENIDAGLHGLKWEGHPDKQTFRVPWKHGSRHGWSVKDDAALFRAWATYTGKYKEGKDKPDPRKWKTNFRCALNALPDIEEIREKSCPRGKDAFKIYRMRTVRRGDHSLSLPSRAKDLKRSLQVRRFKSASFPGFPPHALSLLPFEPPDMWSAADRRSSMSDEDAKIVTMVDNMMNETVSPYYLNTPNGSEDSNLSSFCYGFLPDPGMNQFPFPRPHPSVEGFD
- the LOC138031199 gene encoding interferon regulatory factor 2-like isoform X2, whose product is MHQRKKLRLRDWLVENIDAGLHGLKWEGHPDKQTFRVPWKHGSRHGWSVKDDAALFRAWATYTGKYKEGKDKPDPRKWKTNFRCALNALPDIEEIREKSCPRGKDAFKIYRMRTVRRGDHSLSLPSRAKDLKRSLQALSLLPFEPPDMWSAADRRSSMSDEDAKIVTMVDNMMNETVSPYYLNTPNGSEDSNLSSFCYGFLPDPGMNQFPFPRPHPSVEGFD